A genomic segment from Fuerstiella sp. encodes:
- a CDS encoding sulfurtransferase produces MQKFFDYMSTVNRSVVNIAGYKFVAISALEERRAFLRTLTAELKLRGTILLSPEGINMFVAGSREAAHRLLDELHADPDFADLSVKESFSDYQPFNRMLVKIKKEIISFGIDGLDPGCRTSPKLSATELKRWLDEGRPVRLLDVRNDYEVEIGTFKNAIPARIDHFREFPEAVQQLPESMKTEPVVMFCTGGIRCEKAGPCMEQAGFRNVFQLDGGILKYFELCGGEHYDGDCFVFDQRVAVDAALQETGFTQCFVCQAVVSPRQQDSKEYVAGKSCPKCWKAPATRMNEILQKRHTRLREISTPLPGSVPYFNRRPLNVPARYAGFPLIDFLCSWHPQIERDIWMQKILDSEVIPSPRYGRRRRRMPSPEEPLPLNPQRIVRPGERLEHLLPKTVEPDVNVEVRFLYEDAHLIVVNKPAPLPLHPSGRFNRNTLQALLNEVYAPRRPLPVHRLDANTTGVLVLCRKRSTARTIQKQFENGSVSKTYLARVHGHPVEDEFNCVASISALPGPSGLREITNSDGRPARTDFRVVARLDDGTCLLKATPVTGRTNQIRLHLWSLGWPVVNDPAWLSDGSTGQNRTLSIDEPPMCLHAWSLTIEGLNGESQTFTASLPSWWDHEISVT; encoded by the coding sequence GTGCAGAAATTCTTTGATTACATGTCCACAGTGAACCGATCTGTTGTCAACATCGCCGGCTACAAATTTGTAGCGATTTCCGCACTGGAAGAACGTCGCGCCTTCCTGCGAACACTGACAGCAGAACTAAAATTACGAGGTACTATTCTGCTGAGTCCGGAAGGCATCAATATGTTTGTAGCCGGATCGCGGGAGGCTGCCCACAGACTGCTGGACGAACTGCATGCTGATCCCGACTTTGCAGACCTTTCGGTCAAAGAAAGCTTCAGTGATTACCAGCCGTTTAACCGCATGCTCGTCAAGATTAAAAAGGAGATCATTTCTTTTGGAATCGACGGACTGGACCCAGGCTGCAGGACATCTCCTAAACTATCGGCCACTGAACTGAAACGCTGGCTCGATGAGGGCAGACCGGTCCGCCTTCTGGACGTCCGAAATGACTATGAAGTCGAAATCGGAACATTCAAAAATGCGATCCCCGCCCGAATTGATCACTTCCGTGAGTTTCCTGAAGCTGTGCAACAGTTGCCGGAAAGCATGAAAACTGAGCCGGTTGTGATGTTCTGCACCGGTGGAATTCGCTGCGAAAAAGCAGGACCCTGTATGGAGCAGGCTGGCTTCAGAAACGTCTTTCAGCTCGATGGAGGTATTCTGAAGTACTTCGAGCTGTGTGGGGGCGAACACTACGACGGGGATTGTTTCGTCTTTGACCAGCGGGTTGCTGTTGATGCAGCGCTCCAGGAAACAGGGTTCACTCAATGCTTCGTGTGTCAGGCTGTTGTGAGTCCCCGGCAACAGGACTCGAAGGAATATGTCGCCGGTAAGTCGTGCCCGAAATGCTGGAAGGCCCCCGCAACACGAATGAACGAAATCCTGCAAAAGCGACACACCCGACTCAGAGAGATCTCAACTCCCTTGCCCGGATCTGTGCCTTATTTCAACCGCCGTCCGCTGAATGTACCGGCCCGCTATGCCGGCTTTCCACTGATTGATTTTCTCTGCAGCTGGCACCCTCAAATCGAACGGGATATCTGGATGCAAAAGATCCTGGACTCGGAAGTGATCCCGTCGCCACGCTATGGCCGACGGCGCCGCCGCATGCCGTCTCCCGAAGAACCGCTGCCGCTCAATCCTCAACGAATCGTCAGGCCTGGCGAACGTCTGGAACATTTGCTTCCCAAGACTGTGGAACCGGATGTGAACGTCGAGGTCCGGTTTCTTTATGAGGATGCGCACCTGATCGTTGTGAATAAACCGGCGCCGCTGCCGTTGCATCCATCCGGGCGGTTCAATCGTAATACTCTTCAGGCTCTGCTCAACGAAGTCTACGCTCCCCGGCGGCCCCTGCCTGTTCATCGTCTGGATGCCAACACAACCGGCGTACTGGTACTTTGCCGCAAACGTTCAACGGCCAGAACAATTCAAAAACAATTCGAGAACGGTTCCGTCAGTAAGACCTATCTGGCGCGAGTACACGGACACCCGGTTGAAGATGAATTTAACTGTGTCGCTTCCATTTCTGCGTTGCCAGGTCCGTCCGGTCTCAGAGAGATCACAAACAGCGACGGACGCCCGGCCCGAACTGATTTTCGCGTCGTTGCTCGACTGGACGACGGGACCTGTCTTCTGAAGGCTACGCCGGTCACCGGACGTACCAACCAGATCCGCCTTCATTTGTGGTCCCTGGGATGGCCCGTTGTCAACGATCCCGCGTGGCTTTCGGACGGTTCCACGGGTCAAAATCGGACATTATCAATCGATGAACCACCAATGTGTCTTCACGCCTGGTCACTGACGATCGAAGGACTGAACGGAGAATCGCAGACTTTTACGGCATCACTGCCGTCGTGGTGGGATCACGAGATTTCGGTAACATAA
- a CDS encoding sodium:solute symporter family protein, whose protein sequence is MDVDDRVIEYTTLAGYLAVMLWIGVRSAKRVRSSTDYTLAGRDVPWIFVLATTAATMLGGGASVGMVSKVGQIGIAAAVFTCGWHLQLILTGLFVAPKLRGLNIITVGDYFNLRFGPLARELAVVNSVVFLVGALAAQMAAIGLVTNTILGVPYDVALLIGATVTIFYSTIGGIRAVVSTDVIQFVILVVGFGTASAMLVSQQGGFAAMESAAKEGQFHLTGHLTKIELISMFVAFLLGEAFVPPYFVRCLIAKNQQHARWGVAGGGLFLLLFLPIATVVLGTAAQTNPEVQAAIENETQVILSSASAAGQSLTEEDAMKQASQVTFPTLVRVMFHPVFGGIMIAAIIAAVMSSADSCLSCLATVMMEDVFRRHVSPGATDRQLLLVAQTSTLMLGIAGAVCAWFFSNVADILVFVYDFWAPTMVLPCLVALFWYRESRIYAVVASMISGAFAAAIWRFVLDSPGGVGPAMFGFGVAVLTFFIVLPLSEKLPLSVLFRPDSLEHEEPIA, encoded by the coding sequence ATGGATGTCGACGATCGAGTGATCGAGTACACGACGCTGGCTGGTTATCTGGCTGTGATGCTTTGGATCGGCGTCCGCTCCGCGAAACGCGTGCGTTCATCCACAGACTACACGCTGGCTGGTCGAGACGTCCCGTGGATCTTTGTACTGGCAACGACTGCGGCCACGATGCTGGGTGGAGGAGCGTCCGTTGGCATGGTATCGAAGGTCGGACAAATTGGCATCGCCGCAGCAGTCTTTACGTGCGGCTGGCATTTGCAGCTGATCCTGACGGGATTGTTCGTGGCTCCGAAACTGCGCGGACTGAACATCATTACGGTTGGCGACTATTTTAACCTCCGATTCGGACCGCTTGCTCGTGAACTGGCCGTCGTCAACAGCGTCGTATTCCTGGTGGGTGCTCTGGCAGCTCAGATGGCAGCCATTGGCCTGGTGACCAATACGATTCTGGGAGTTCCCTATGATGTGGCGCTGCTGATCGGTGCAACTGTCACTATCTTCTATTCGACAATTGGAGGGATTCGGGCAGTCGTGAGTACGGACGTCATCCAGTTTGTCATTCTGGTTGTCGGTTTCGGAACAGCGTCGGCAATGCTGGTGTCGCAGCAGGGTGGATTTGCGGCAATGGAGTCTGCCGCGAAGGAAGGCCAGTTCCACCTCACGGGACATCTGACCAAAATCGAACTGATCAGCATGTTTGTTGCATTTTTACTGGGTGAAGCGTTCGTCCCGCCTTACTTTGTCCGCTGTTTGATTGCCAAAAATCAACAACATGCAAGATGGGGGGTTGCCGGTGGTGGTCTGTTTTTACTGCTGTTCCTGCCGATTGCCACCGTCGTGCTGGGTACTGCAGCCCAGACGAATCCGGAGGTGCAGGCAGCAATTGAGAATGAAACGCAGGTGATTCTGTCGTCAGCATCGGCCGCCGGTCAGAGCCTGACAGAGGAGGATGCGATGAAACAGGCCTCGCAGGTCACTTTTCCGACACTTGTACGTGTGATGTTTCATCCTGTGTTTGGTGGGATCATGATTGCGGCGATTATCGCTGCGGTGATGTCGTCTGCTGACAGCTGTCTGTCGTGCCTGGCCACGGTCATGATGGAGGACGTGTTTCGCCGGCACGTTTCACCAGGAGCGACAGATCGTCAGTTGTTGCTGGTCGCTCAAACCAGCACGCTGATGCTTGGCATTGCCGGTGCCGTGTGTGCCTGGTTCTTCAGCAATGTGGCGGATATCCTTGTTTTCGTCTATGATTTTTGGGCACCTACCATGGTACTGCCGTGTTTGGTCGCTCTGTTCTGGTATCGTGAATCACGGATCTATGCGGTTGTCGCTTCAATGATTAGCGGGGCGTTTGCTGCCGCGATCTGGAGATTCGTCCTGGACAGCCCGGGCGGGGTTGGGCCGGCGATGTTTGGTTTTGGTGTGGCCGTTCTTACGTTCTTTATCGTGCTGCCGCTCAGCGAAAAATTGCCCCTGTCTGTGTTGTTCCGGCCTGATTCCCTGGAGCATGAGGAACCAATCGCGTGA
- a CDS encoding MMPL family transporter: MNRIIGLRNPLLVLAALAVVTSIPLSGRLEFDQRLESFFADDNPDIVILRRSRQEFGADEFVIVAWTEKQLLRHDMPANPSLQTLIDDRQFKPELTKRARERITTLSEQLSSIPGVNGEQTQSLVKFLDNAPKIRAVRRAILKLFAGTLIGDDARSTSVVLTLQPEAAAPVPRSVTLGKIRHTANDFEPDSAVAGEPVQIHDMFRLVEEDSRILFLASLGVLATVLLILFGGLRWMLGTIGLVLGVVICTRAILVLFDTQLSMVGSMLNSLVTVIGIATCMHVIVHYRDLRLSGPDSESTPGARQAATKTMRYMVFPVFWTCVTTAVGFGSLLVSEITPIRSFSVMMSLATFVIIVACVMILPAMMASGSRLRTPSVAPLEHRLDRALAILCNWLERHPGKTGLMFLLITAACVPGIFRLEIETDFSRNFKKSSTIVKSLKFIESRLGGAGTWEVAFDTPDTLTDDYLDKVSALTSDLKSANLGAGRMRVLSLADVADLPPRFRGPTWMLKRMENDFPQLIAGMYNEDRARMRIILRSLEQQSAESRSAQIEKVRTITQAFAEGQNSLSETRSARSTTASGMFVLLTEIIRSLLQDQLRSFLCATAGIFLCMTVAFRSLRIGLISLFPNIFPVALLLGTLGWVGVPVNIGTAMIASVSMGLTVDSTIHYIFAFERARRVCSVAEALQQAHAGAGRAVVFAHLALIAGFTVLTASRFIPLVYFGGLMSLSMFCGLFGDLVLLPLLLQRTSPVTCTEPATSAEIL, encoded by the coding sequence ATGAACCGGATTATTGGTCTGCGGAATCCACTGCTGGTTCTCGCCGCCCTGGCGGTGGTCACATCCATACCTCTGTCCGGTCGACTGGAGTTTGATCAGCGACTGGAATCCTTCTTTGCCGACGATAATCCGGACATCGTGATTTTGCGTCGCAGTCGCCAAGAATTCGGGGCTGACGAGTTCGTTATTGTCGCGTGGACGGAAAAACAACTGTTACGGCATGACATGCCCGCCAATCCGTCGCTGCAGACCCTGATCGATGATCGTCAGTTCAAGCCGGAACTGACGAAACGGGCCCGTGAACGGATCACAACACTTTCCGAACAGCTCAGCTCAATTCCCGGAGTCAACGGCGAACAGACTCAAAGCCTGGTGAAATTCCTGGATAATGCCCCCAAAATTCGTGCAGTACGAAGAGCGATCCTGAAACTCTTCGCAGGCACACTGATCGGAGACGATGCCCGATCCACGTCAGTCGTTCTGACACTTCAGCCCGAAGCCGCAGCACCGGTTCCCCGGTCGGTCACACTCGGGAAGATCCGACATACCGCCAACGACTTTGAACCGGATTCTGCGGTCGCCGGCGAACCGGTTCAGATTCACGACATGTTTCGACTCGTTGAAGAAGATTCCCGAATCCTGTTTCTGGCATCACTGGGAGTTCTTGCCACGGTACTTCTGATTCTGTTCGGTGGTTTGCGCTGGATGCTGGGAACAATCGGTCTGGTACTTGGCGTCGTCATCTGCACACGTGCAATCCTCGTGCTCTTTGACACTCAACTCAGCATGGTCGGTTCGATGTTGAATTCCCTAGTCACTGTGATCGGAATCGCTACCTGCATGCACGTCATTGTTCACTATCGGGACTTACGGCTCAGCGGTCCTGATAGTGAATCAACGCCAGGAGCCCGTCAGGCGGCAACTAAAACAATGCGGTACATGGTTTTCCCGGTGTTCTGGACCTGCGTCACGACAGCAGTCGGGTTCGGGTCGCTGCTGGTCAGCGAGATCACTCCGATTCGAAGTTTCTCGGTGATGATGTCTTTGGCAACGTTTGTAATTATTGTGGCCTGCGTGATGATTCTGCCTGCAATGATGGCATCCGGATCCCGCCTGAGAACACCGTCAGTTGCCCCGCTGGAACACCGACTTGATCGAGCTCTCGCAATCCTGTGCAACTGGCTGGAACGTCACCCCGGAAAGACCGGTCTTATGTTCCTGCTGATCACGGCGGCATGTGTTCCGGGCATCTTTCGTCTGGAAATCGAAACGGACTTCAGCCGCAACTTCAAAAAATCATCCACGATTGTGAAGTCCCTCAAATTCATTGAATCACGTCTCGGTGGAGCCGGTACGTGGGAAGTTGCCTTCGATACTCCGGATACGCTGACGGACGACTATCTGGACAAAGTGTCGGCCCTCACGTCAGATCTCAAGTCTGCAAACCTCGGCGCAGGCCGAATGCGTGTCCTGTCTCTGGCAGACGTCGCGGACCTGCCACCGCGTTTTCGAGGTCCAACGTGGATGCTGAAACGAATGGAAAATGATTTTCCGCAGTTGATCGCCGGTATGTACAATGAGGACAGGGCGAGAATGAGAATCATACTGCGGTCACTGGAGCAGCAGTCGGCGGAATCAAGGTCCGCTCAGATAGAAAAAGTAAGAACGATTACTCAGGCATTTGCCGAAGGTCAGAATTCTCTGTCTGAAACCAGGTCTGCCCGATCAACCACCGCCTCGGGTATGTTCGTCCTGCTCACAGAAATCATTCGCAGCCTGCTACAGGATCAGCTGCGCAGCTTCCTGTGTGCGACAGCGGGGATCTTTTTATGTATGACGGTGGCATTCCGGAGTCTGCGGATCGGACTGATCTCACTGTTCCCCAACATCTTTCCTGTCGCACTGTTGCTGGGAACCCTGGGATGGGTGGGGGTTCCCGTCAACATTGGAACAGCCATGATCGCCAGCGTCTCAATGGGACTGACTGTTGATTCCACGATTCACTACATTTTTGCATTTGAACGTGCTCGTCGCGTGTGCAGTGTTGCCGAAGCACTGCAACAGGCGCACGCAGGTGCGGGACGAGCCGTCGTTTTCGCTCATCTTGCACTGATCGCAGGATTTACAGTACTGACAGCATCACGATTTATTCCATTGGTCTATTTCGGCGGGTTAATGAGTTTGTCAATGTTCTGCGGTTTGTTTGGCGACCTTGTTCTGCTTCCGCTTTTGCTTCAACGAACATCACCGGTAACCTGTACGGAACCGGCTACCAGTGCAGAAATTCTTTGA
- a CDS encoding PPC domain-containing protein, which translates to MPHDRARRLRFVSFCLLTIVETSALYAIEPAASYIFPAGAQRGTTIQVRVGGLYLHDGCKFQMEGAGVEASDRIVATDTVRFARQFTEQKYFPEENSYPRDYHGSIRIDADSPLGIRYWDLWTSQGGTPPQRFMIGNLPEVVESEIDGDAIPQVVRLPVTANGRIYPREDVDVWSFEARAGQEITCEVHAARLGSTLDSFLEVRDSRGRRIAENAERFSSDSFLRFTAAADGIYSVRIRDIRMGGLQSSVYRLTMTDGPYIDTTFPTGGQRGETVSLELSGQAVSAERLEVRLPLDGPADYTHELNVAGARQVIRLDLSEFPNVLETEPNGGPSDANGLDAPVVLNGRISEAEDEDCWRLKANKGETVQFEFRARRSRAPLNPFLIVSDSLGANLHQTEDRSEFTFPEDGTYFLTIKERFRPRGGPGFVYRLQVGPPPTSTPDFQLTAGTQALTLVRGASVEFDVNVERLAGLSGEIKLVVDGLPPEVTAADAVIPDGKKSIKVKLSAGDKTLVAANRIRIRGTAEVEGQLVTRTASFQLSPDEPKIDTVMLVTALPAPFKFSGQYKLPFALRGTTHYRRYRLHRGGFNGQLFAKPADVQPRYQWGSSGPTISIPSDVAEFEYPLQVSTWTKVGQTGRSVIMIVGEVEDIDGTKHTVAWSSSLQPDQIMIQPNAGPLAIATVNSSVLASSDEPAEVKVQIRRDTELPLPVTLTLLTSTHVQGIEAAPVEIPVNQDQGTLRIRFAADAGPFNMPLVIRATARPPEDMLVRGRPLRQGDPIIADTRVEVVVPQLVNPL; encoded by the coding sequence ATGCCACACGACCGCGCCAGACGACTCAGGTTCGTCAGCTTTTGTTTGCTGACGATTGTTGAGACTTCAGCTCTGTATGCAATCGAGCCCGCAGCGTCTTATATTTTTCCGGCTGGTGCCCAGCGCGGAACGACCATTCAGGTTCGTGTTGGAGGTCTGTACCTGCACGACGGTTGCAAATTCCAAATGGAGGGGGCCGGTGTCGAGGCCTCGGACCGTATCGTTGCCACAGACACAGTGCGGTTTGCTCGGCAGTTCACTGAACAGAAATACTTTCCTGAGGAAAATTCATATCCACGGGACTATCACGGTTCGATCAGGATCGATGCAGATTCGCCACTGGGAATTCGGTATTGGGATTTGTGGACATCTCAGGGGGGAACACCACCGCAGCGATTCATGATTGGCAACCTGCCGGAAGTTGTAGAGTCCGAAATCGATGGAGATGCGATACCGCAGGTGGTCCGGTTGCCGGTTACTGCAAATGGACGGATCTACCCACGTGAGGATGTTGATGTCTGGTCGTTTGAGGCTCGTGCCGGACAGGAAATTACCTGTGAAGTTCACGCCGCCCGTTTGGGTTCAACCCTGGATTCGTTTCTTGAAGTTCGTGATAGCAGAGGACGTCGGATTGCCGAAAATGCGGAGCGGTTCAGTTCTGACTCATTCCTGCGTTTTACTGCAGCAGCCGACGGGATCTACTCTGTGCGCATTCGTGATATCCGTATGGGGGGACTCCAAAGCTCTGTGTATCGGTTGACGATGACCGACGGACCTTACATTGATACTACGTTTCCAACAGGAGGGCAGCGAGGCGAAACGGTATCGCTGGAACTGTCAGGCCAGGCTGTGTCTGCGGAACGATTAGAAGTCAGGCTCCCCCTGGATGGGCCAGCCGATTACACCCACGAACTGAATGTGGCCGGTGCCAGACAGGTGATTCGTCTGGATCTCAGTGAATTTCCAAATGTGCTGGAAACAGAACCCAACGGGGGGCCGTCTGATGCAAACGGGTTAGATGCGCCGGTCGTTCTTAACGGGCGCATCAGTGAGGCGGAAGACGAGGACTGCTGGCGTCTTAAAGCAAACAAAGGTGAAACGGTACAATTTGAGTTTCGAGCTCGTCGGTCCCGTGCGCCACTCAATCCGTTTCTGATCGTTTCTGACAGTTTGGGAGCTAACCTGCATCAGACCGAAGACCGCAGTGAATTCACTTTTCCCGAAGACGGTACCTATTTTCTGACGATCAAAGAGCGGTTCAGGCCGCGCGGCGGACCAGGGTTTGTTTATCGACTGCAGGTTGGACCGCCGCCGACTTCTACACCTGATTTTCAGCTGACTGCAGGTACTCAGGCGTTGACTCTTGTACGCGGGGCGTCAGTTGAGTTCGACGTCAATGTGGAACGATTGGCAGGACTCAGTGGTGAAATCAAATTGGTGGTGGATGGCCTTCCTCCCGAGGTAACGGCCGCAGATGCAGTTATCCCGGACGGTAAGAAATCCATTAAGGTCAAGCTCTCAGCAGGAGATAAGACCCTGGTTGCAGCCAACCGGATCAGGATTCGCGGCACTGCGGAAGTCGAAGGACAGTTGGTGACACGGACTGCGAGTTTTCAGCTGAGCCCGGACGAACCGAAGATTGACACGGTAATGCTTGTCACCGCTCTGCCGGCTCCGTTCAAATTCAGTGGCCAGTATAAACTTCCGTTTGCCCTGCGGGGTACGACTCATTATCGACGCTATCGTCTGCACCGAGGTGGATTTAACGGTCAGCTCTTTGCCAAACCTGCAGATGTGCAGCCTCGGTATCAGTGGGGATCTTCCGGTCCCACAATCAGTATTCCGTCGGATGTTGCCGAGTTCGAGTATCCGTTACAGGTGTCCACATGGACGAAAGTTGGCCAGACCGGCCGTTCCGTCATTATGATCGTTGGTGAAGTCGAAGACATTGATGGGACAAAACATACAGTGGCCTGGTCCTCCAGCCTGCAGCCGGACCAGATTATGATCCAACCCAACGCAGGACCGCTTGCTATTGCGACGGTGAATTCATCTGTACTGGCTTCGTCCGATGAACCCGCTGAGGTGAAGGTACAGATCCGTCGTGATACTGAATTGCCATTGCCGGTGACGTTGACTCTTTTGACGAGCACACACGTGCAGGGAATCGAAGCTGCACCCGTCGAAATTCCCGTCAATCAAGATCAGGGCACTCTGCGGATTCGGTTTGCTGCGGATGCAGGACCATTCAATATGCCACTGGTGATTCGTGCCACCGCCCGACCCCCGGAGGACATGCTGGTACGAGGCCGGCCGCTGCGGCAGGGTGATCCCATCATTGCGGATACACGCGTCGAGGTGGTTGTGCCTCAGTTAGTGAATCCCCTTTGA
- a CDS encoding DUF1501 domain-containing protein, translating to MTRKRPFCDGIVRRDFLRVGAAGAFGFGATLPGMFEQRALATGTQATALPGGADPGDVSVIYIFLLGGLSTIDTLDMKPNAPAEVRGEFSQIQTNVSGIEVCEHLPHTAQHADKFSLVRSFAHGDSGHGSGDKYMLTGYLQQDRPSFGSVAAQEFGSRGGIPPYVVMPAMHPSAGPSFLGSAAAPFLIDADPSAPGFSVPDLVPPLDIDASRLADRRSVLGTVDRFRRHVESRGEAGAYNKFRERAFALMTSAEAKRAFDIQSESESVRQAYGINTMGQSCLLARRLVQSGVRYVMINHNNWDTHANNFGDLKDNLLPQLDMALAELLRDLTDRGMLQKTLVVVSGEFGRTPKVNQNAGRDHWGNCFTLALAGGGIQGGRVVGTSDKWAAKPDQNPIGPKDFAATMYHVLGVDSEKLVYTMENRPVKLLDEGRRIHELL from the coding sequence ATGACACGTAAACGCCCATTCTGTGACGGTATCGTTCGTCGGGACTTTCTGCGTGTTGGGGCCGCAGGCGCTTTCGGTTTTGGTGCGACTCTGCCAGGTATGTTTGAGCAGCGGGCACTGGCCACCGGAACACAGGCAACTGCTCTCCCCGGAGGGGCAGACCCTGGTGACGTGTCCGTTATTTATATATTTTTGCTGGGTGGCCTGAGTACGATCGACACACTCGATATGAAACCCAACGCGCCAGCAGAGGTGCGCGGTGAGTTTTCGCAGATACAGACGAATGTTTCCGGAATCGAAGTCTGTGAACATTTGCCGCACACGGCACAACATGCCGATAAATTTTCGCTTGTCCGGTCCTTCGCCCATGGTGACTCGGGGCACGGATCTGGTGACAAGTATATGTTAACCGGCTACCTGCAGCAGGATCGCCCTTCATTCGGATCCGTTGCGGCGCAGGAGTTTGGCAGCCGGGGGGGGATTCCGCCGTACGTCGTCATGCCGGCGATGCATCCCAGTGCCGGTCCGTCGTTTCTTGGGTCAGCTGCTGCACCGTTTTTGATTGACGCGGATCCCAGTGCTCCTGGATTTTCCGTACCGGATCTGGTACCGCCACTGGACATTGATGCCAGCCGTCTCGCTGATCGGCGATCGGTGCTCGGTACAGTCGATCGATTCCGCCGTCATGTTGAATCTCGAGGTGAGGCAGGTGCCTACAACAAATTCCGAGAGCGGGCTTTTGCGCTGATGACATCTGCAGAGGCGAAAAGAGCCTTTGATATTCAAAGTGAATCAGAGAGCGTGCGACAGGCGTACGGAATTAATACGATGGGTCAGTCCTGTCTGCTGGCTCGCCGACTTGTTCAGTCCGGTGTTCGATATGTGATGATCAATCACAACAACTGGGATACGCATGCGAACAATTTTGGTGACCTGAAAGACAATCTTCTCCCACAACTGGACATGGCTCTAGCCGAACTGTTGCGCGACCTTACGGATCGCGGAATGCTGCAGAAGACACTGGTGGTTGTCTCGGGCGAATTTGGACGTACTCCAAAAGTGAACCAGAACGCCGGTCGTGACCATTGGGGCAACTGTTTTACACTGGCCCTGGCGGGTGGTGGAATTCAGGGCGGACGAGTTGTGGGCACGTCGGACAAATGGGCGGCCAAACCGGACCAGAACCCAATCGGCCCCAAAGATTTTGCCGCTACGATGTACCATGTGCTCGGTGTCGATTCAGAAAAACTGGTGTACACCATGGAGAATCGGCCGGTCAAGCTGCTTGACGAAGGACGCAGGATCCACGAATTGCTCTGA